The sequence TGCGGCCGACTCAAAAGCGACAAACACCCTGCCCTTGCGACCCTGTGGCGTCATGGCCGCTGGTTGCTGCTGGCCAACTGGCTGGCTGACCTCAGTCTGCAGTTGTCTGGCGTTCTGCACCTTCGGGGGGAGATCGGCCTCTATCAGAGCCTGCCGCTGTTAGCCAGTTTCTGGTTTGGCTGGTACCTTTTGAAGAGCCGCAGAATCGGGGACTATTTTGATGGTGCTCATGTCCTGAGCCACGGGGTTACCCGGGGTTAGCACCTGGCCCAACCTTTTGTTTACAATGACCGTTTCGACCAACTGGATACACATATGGATATGCTGACTGACTCTCTTGCCGGA is a genomic window of Ferrimonas sp. YFM containing:
- a CDS encoding DUF2919 domain-containing protein translates to MNYPIHAYDQHGSLKAPVWLYLLLAFFARTWLLLAIAAASRTTGSDILALFYPDTHHFYLGLGSGLPVIVLMICGRLKSDKHPALATLWRHGRWLLLANWLADLSLQLSGVLHLRGEIGLYQSLPLLASFWFGWYLLKSRRIGDYFDGAHVLSHGVTRG